In Burkholderia sp. WP9, a genomic segment contains:
- a CDS encoding acetolactate synthase large subunit — MKASDLFVKSLEAEGVEYVFGIPGEENLDLLESLRRSKIRLILTRHEQAAGFMAATYGRLTGRIGVCLATLGPGATNLVTAAAYAQLGGMPMLMVTGQKPIKASKQGHFQIVDVVRMMEPLTKYTRQIVSVSNIPAAVREAVRQAEEERPGATHLELPEDVAHEEGDGKPIPKSYSRRPIAEEKAVAHAVEAITRAKHPLLMIGAGGNRKTTTKMLREFVDQIGIPFFTTQMGKGVIDESHPMWLGNATLSDGDFVHRAIDHADCIINVGHDVIEKPPFFMRSGEAGEKTVIHVNFLGAEVDTVYFPQIEVVGDIANAVWQLKESLKERQEHWDFTRFKEIKEHFEAHLIKGQHDDRFPMYPVRIVNDVYETTPVDGIVCLDNGMYKIWFARYYRAHEPNSLLLDNALASMGAGLPSAIATKIVHPDRKVMAVCGDGGFMMNSQELETAVRLRLDLVILILRDDAFGMIRWKQENMNFPDYGMTLSNPDFVAYAQSYGAKGHRIESAAEFAPLLRECFVTPGVHVIDLPIDYSDNERVLNREIKRLSAQL; from the coding sequence ATGAAAGCATCGGACCTGTTCGTCAAATCGCTGGAAGCCGAAGGTGTCGAGTATGTGTTCGGTATTCCCGGTGAAGAAAACCTCGATCTGCTCGAATCGCTGCGCCGCTCGAAAATCCGTCTGATCCTCACGCGTCATGAACAGGCGGCCGGTTTTATGGCCGCCACTTACGGGCGTCTCACGGGGCGCATCGGCGTGTGCCTGGCGACCCTGGGCCCGGGCGCGACCAACCTCGTGACTGCCGCCGCGTACGCGCAACTGGGCGGCATGCCGATGCTGATGGTCACCGGGCAAAAACCGATCAAGGCGAGCAAGCAAGGGCATTTTCAGATCGTCGACGTAGTGCGCATGATGGAGCCGCTGACCAAATACACGCGGCAGATCGTGTCGGTCAGCAATATCCCGGCGGCGGTGCGCGAGGCGGTGCGTCAGGCGGAAGAGGAGCGGCCCGGCGCCACTCACCTCGAATTGCCGGAAGACGTCGCGCATGAAGAAGGCGACGGCAAGCCGATACCGAAGAGCTACAGCCGCCGTCCCATCGCCGAGGAAAAAGCCGTGGCGCACGCGGTCGAGGCGATCACCCGCGCGAAGCATCCGTTATTGATGATCGGCGCGGGCGGCAATCGCAAAACCACCACCAAGATGCTGCGCGAGTTCGTCGACCAGATCGGCATTCCGTTCTTCACCACGCAGATGGGCAAGGGCGTGATCGACGAATCGCATCCCATGTGGCTCGGCAACGCGACGCTCTCCGACGGCGACTTCGTGCACCGCGCGATCGACCACGCGGACTGCATCATCAATGTCGGTCACGACGTGATCGAAAAGCCGCCGTTTTTCATGCGCAGCGGCGAGGCCGGCGAGAAGACGGTGATTCACGTCAACTTCCTCGGCGCCGAGGTCGACACGGTGTACTTCCCGCAGATCGAAGTGGTCGGCGATATCGCCAACGCCGTCTGGCAGCTCAAGGAAAGTCTCAAGGAGCGCCAGGAGCACTGGGACTTCACGCGCTTCAAGGAAATCAAGGAGCACTTCGAGGCGCATCTGATCAAAGGCCAGCACGACGACCGTTTTCCCATGTATCCGGTGCGGATCGTCAACGACGTGTACGAGACCACGCCGGTGGACGGCATCGTGTGTCTGGACAACGGCATGTACAAGATCTGGTTCGCCCGCTACTACCGCGCGCACGAACCGAATTCACTGCTGCTCGACAACGCGTTGGCTTCGATGGGCGCGGGGCTGCCGTCCGCGATCGCCACCAAGATCGTGCATCCGGACCGCAAGGTCATGGCCGTGTGCGGCGACGGCGGTTTCATGATGAATTCGCAGGAACTGGAAACGGCGGTGCGTTTGAGGCTGGATCTGGTGATCCTGATCTTGCGCGACGACGCGTTCGGCATGATCCGCTGGAAGCAGGAAAACATGAACTTCCCCGACTACGGCATGACGCTGAGCAACCCGGATTTCGTCGCGTATGCGCAGAGCTATGGGGCAAAGGGTCACCGAATCGAATCGGCGGCGGAGTTCGCGCCGCTGCTGCGCGAATGTTTCGTGACGCCGGGCGTACATGTGATCGATCTGCCGATCGACTATTCCGACAATGAGCGCGTGCTGAATCGCGAGATCAAGCGGCTGTCGGCGCAACTATGA
- a CDS encoding MliC family protein, with amino-acid sequence MKRWLVALTTAAGLAASYGVACAAPLQFSEIQAKNRQTHKYTCATGKILQVTYWNTANGQSFALVPVKGKALLFVNTMSASGAKYQAGSYTWWIKGPRADLYDAMDGENAPPMLSDCVTINR; translated from the coding sequence ATGAAGAGATGGCTGGTTGCGTTAACCACGGCGGCGGGACTGGCGGCGTCATATGGCGTTGCATGTGCCGCGCCGTTGCAGTTTTCAGAGATTCAGGCAAAAAACCGTCAGACCCACAAATACACCTGTGCGACCGGCAAGATCCTGCAGGTCACCTACTGGAACACGGCGAACGGCCAGAGCTTCGCGCTCGTGCCGGTGAAGGGCAAAGCGCTGCTGTTCGTCAACACCATGTCGGCCTCCGGCGCGAAATATCAGGCCGGCAGCTATACATGGTGGATCAAGGGCCCGCGCGCCGACCTGTACGACGCCATGGACGGCGAAAACGCGCCGCCCATGCTGTCGGACTGCGTCACCATCAATCGCTAG